The Amaranthus tricolor cultivar Red isolate AtriRed21 chromosome 2, ASM2621246v1, whole genome shotgun sequence genome contains the following window.
CCCCTTAACTGTATGGTAATCCTTCCTCCATGGGAATTGACTGCCCATgtctcccatgatcttcaactcccactctctgatgtaacttcccttcctcaccattataaataggggctaccatcaagaGAGGAGGGGGAATCGGAAAATAATTCTCTCAAGTGTCCTTACTCATACCCTACCTCTTTAGCCTACCAAAAATTCTAATAACATCCACCACCGCATTTTCTTGTATTCAGTTTCTAATCACTTACTCCTtattctcatatccacgttctaacttgagcgtcggaggggttttccgggagatcaccccccggacaaggctaacgtgttgttttgcaggaattcaagtcacttCCTCCCACGAGTAGctcctcttgatcacacttttgcctatctccaggtattttaagtgtcttttgcacttcctcgtttcactACCGAAACACTTACATACTTCCTCCCCTTGTACAGTCTCACCAGTACCCAAAGTTACCCCAAAACTCCTTGTTTCGGTTGGATTAAGACCAAGCTGCTGGGCCGCTATCTTGGAAATGAAATTATGGGTTGCTCCTGGATCAATCATCACTACCACGGCCTGCTCATTCATTACTCCTTGCCAGGCGCATCGTTTTGGGACTAGTTATCCCCATTACGGAGCTTAAGGAAACTTCTGAGGTCGAATTTGGGTTTGGAAGAGTGGTGTGGATTTTGTCTGAACTCACCTCCGCCACAGCGAAATCGCCATACTCCATCGCATCCtcctcctcctcttcttctGTAAGTAGGACGCTCAGCCCAAGGCGCTAACAGTGGTGGTTAGCCGACCACTTCTCATCACAACGAAAGCATAGCCCTTGCTCCCTCTTCTACTGAAGTTCTTTCTCGGAGAGCCGTCTCATTTCTCCggaatttttgtaattattagtgGCGTTTCGATTCGTGAAGGGGTGATGGGTGATTGGATTTTAGATCTGTGTCGTGTTTGATGAAGGATGGTTTTGATTTTGGGTAGTGAGATTTGGGAGAGCACGTGGGTTTGGGTGGGAGGTACGCCACGTGGGtagatttaaattttgtttgggCCTTGGGCCCAGCTTCCACTTTTCCTCAATTCTTCTGGATAGTTCCATCGCCTGGTCCAACGTAACCGGGTCTAAGATCCGAACCTCAATCCAAATCTCCTCTTTTAATCCCTTTATATATTGCCCTTTGGCTATTTCTTCTGGAACACCATCAATCGGGGCCAAAAGCTCAATGAAGCGAGCTGGTATTCCGCCACCGTTCCGATCTGTTCATGAGCGAGCCGCTGTTCATGCAATGTGCCGGTGGCGGTGGATCTGAAACGTCGGAGGATTAACGTTTTCAGCGCATCCCACGAGAGTACTGCGTGGCGCCAGCGTTCCCATTGATAccacagtaaagcatctccctCCAAGGCAACAATGGCGGCCTCCAGTTGATCCTCTTCCCCCAACCGGTATAAATGAAAGAACCGCTCAGCTCTGAGAATCCAGCCGTCCGGATTGGTGCCGTCAAACAGAGGTAGGTCAAGTTTTCGAAGCTTCCAATTCGATTGGCCTCCTGGGTCGCCTCCTTCTCCATTTCCCACCTGAGATTGAGATGAAAATGGGTTATCCCATGTCGATGGCGAACCGTTCAACGAGGAACGTACGTTTGATCGGATTTTCTCTTGGCCAGCAGCCAGCTGATTATTGAGGTCAGCTTTGAACGTTGCCAATGCCGTAGTTATCTCCTAGGCTACACGCGCGGGTAAGCCAGCCATCTCCTGTTCCAGCAAGTCCAACCGTTGCCCGTGATTTAATCTGGCCATCTATTTCTTCGTTTTTCTGGATCGAttccgctctgataccaatttgctGGAAATCAAAGTGTTACAGacagaaaagagaaaagaagaatGATTCAGAGAATGTGGATTGCTATTATCACGCAGTGATTGAGTAATACAAGACCCTTCTTTCGAGAGGAAGGTGCTCTCCCAGTGATACCATGTGTTTAATAAAAATTGCCTGCCTTCCCTTCTACCCCATTCTCTATTATATAATCAGATTCCATAACAAACTTCTTAAGTATATTCTTAACAAGGCACCCAGGCTAACAAACTCATAAAAACTTTTCTTCTAAGTTTACTATATTACTCTTTACCCCGAAACTGAAATTATCTCTCAGCTTAGCAATTATTTGGCAGCTTCAGCCTTCTTCTAGTAGCTTCTTCTTGGGCCTTCTAGCATAAGTGAAACGAATATCTGTTTTGGGCTGGTTTCTTGCATCACCTCATTCTCTTCGAAACCCATATCTCCCATTTTGTTATTCAAAAAAAGATTCCCTCCATTTCAAACCCACTATCTCATAATATTTTGCAGAGTTCGAGTTGAAGAACTCTTTTGTTGCGCTCTCCTTTATTgatatgagttgtcgtcttttTTCCCTCCCCACACCGTGCTTATAGTTGTTCTATGGGCGAAATACTAagtatgataatgataatattttgaagagtatttcCAGGCCTTTTGTACAAAACCTAGCAAAATGttactaataatttatattatattttgtctcaaaaaaaattacaattctACCTTACTATTTGAATATTTATCAAGATATTTCAACCTTCACAAGATCAACAACTTCTTcactaaaaaattttatttcgaATCTCTTTAAACTGTTGAGTATACtcttaatgataataattctcatttgattttgaatatttcAAAACACCAATAGAAACAGCTTGATTATCCCCCTAATTTTGGTCCATAAACAAAAGAAACCCACATAATTCTACCTTACTATTTCGCTTATCCCGATTGAATTGGTATAAAGATTCGAATTTTGCACATAAACCTCAAGTCCTATCCCCAATTAAACCACGGTAAAACCTTCCCACAATTAAAACACAATAAAGCTCAAACATataccctcaaaatcgcaaaaTACAAACACCCATAAAAGCCTGTTCCATGCCCTGACTTTCAACCCCAGTCATAGATCTAAAAACACATAAGTGTAGAAACGGGTTGGACACACTCTGTCCTACATCAATTGGATAAGACGGTGCACTCTAAAATGATACTCTTTatgttcttttaaatttaaatatgtgagaACTTTTTAAGTCCTAAAAAACAAACTAGGATAGAGGAAGTAATGCATTACTTCTGAGGTCTtgcttatatgaaaatattatttaaaggataaaaaagttaaaactaacaaaacaaAGGTAATTAGAGATgcaaataaagtaattaaaataattgtaaaagaGGTGGAATGAGGATAAACGAAAAACATTTCGAGGAAAAGAACTCCCCCTACCCTCCCCTAGGGTAAATATATACTCCAATATGAGAaaactaattgttattttatccattttttattactttctaaCTAATTCTTCCACCTAtctaacaatcaaattccttAAATCATCTATCCTATTAAATTCGTTTTTCTAACTATGACTTTTATTTAACCTTTAAATATTATACTTAATCCAAACGTACCCTACATTTACGTATATTCAACTTCTTTTCTTCCCCTTCATTGATAATTGGAGCGTTCGTCTAATAATCCACACATGTATGTGTGGGTTTACTTGTGAGGGGTGTGTTGAAAATACTTTAAATGTGACTTGTCTCATACACCCATAGTCCCACTCGTGTAAACATACCCACGGAAAACCCGTAGGCTCAAGCCCACTAACCTACAGGTAATGCGTGTTAACTTGCATACACACTATTCGCTCTTTTCTAAAATCATATGGTATTAGGAGGATTACTCATTAAGCATTATATGCAAGTCTATAACTCATATTTTATAACGTGAAATCTTTGTCACATGAATAGTATTTCCTCTATTTCATTACTTGTTACATTTCACTTTATTATGCAATCTAGTGTATTATTTTGGTCATTTACATCTTGAGTTCTGCAtaactaaatttaaaaaatttattattatgagAATACACAATTAgatgattcaaaaaaaaattcatttgactatattttttcttattacattagttacaatatataaaataagtttaaacaataaacaatatcaaaattacctgtgtagcaagtatttcagaacagaaATATTCCAACATGGGGAGAATTGTAAAACACAATGACATACTCGGATTCTATGATTAATCAAGTATCGGATGCCAATCTCAAAAAAATAGACAAATTCCAAACTGGCAAGTGACAGGGTGTCAATCTAAAGCAAACTCACAAATTGATGAAAGCAAAAGTCTTGCAATGATTCACATTTAGTAAGCAAGTTGTCCAAAATTAGTGCCAAAAAGTACTGGTGATTTGGCGTCAACACTGCAATTAGAATCAGATCCCAGGAAGTGTTCTTTAAGTATTACCAGTCGGTGACTCCCCTTTCTACGAAATGTTCACACTTTTGTCTGCCTTCTATTCAATACTTCTATCTACAAGTCACTTGCTATATAAACAGAAGCTTCCTACTCATTTTTGTGGCTCCAACAAAACTTGTCCTAAATCTTATCTACATTCTACATAAATTTTATCCTCTTTAACCTTCAATGCCTTTACCTTCCTTCAAGTTTTTCCTTGCTTTCCTCCTCCTTATAGTCCCCAGCATTTCAGGTAAAATATACATCTACATTTTGctctttttgtaaaaaaaaaaaaaaaaaaaaaaaaaaaaaaaaaaagaacatatCATAcaaattgtaactaattgtAGATGTGATTGTTATAAGTCACGTTGGTTTAATAATTGATACAGAGATATCATGTTAAAAAATCAACTGAACGAAAAATTTAAACTTGTTATAGACTCGTATGTTAGAGGCTCACATAGGGTAcatctaaatttattttcaattgtagtTTTTGTTTCTCTACTCCGACATACAAGTAAACATACATTTTCCTTTTTCGAATCCATTAATGATTAGGTTAGCATCACTCACTCGTTTGTGTATGGTTGTGTGTATGTTTTGGGTGAGAAGTTAGAGGAGAAGATGAGGATTACGGGCAACAATATTGCGTAGCAGATGTGCAAACCCCGGATAATGAATTGCAAAATGCAATAAACTGGGCGTGTAGCCAGCAAAATGTGGCGTGCAATATGATACAAGTAAATCAACCTTGTTATCAGGCTAACTCAACCAAAGAACAAGCTGACTTTGTGTTCAACAGTTACTTTCAAAATTACAAGCACAAAGGTGGTAACTGCTATTTTGGTGGTGCTGCCATTATTACTGAGAAGGATCCCAGTATGTATTTTCATCTCccttaatcatttttatttctcATTAGTTTACAATGTTATTGACAACTGTAATTtcataaacaaccaaatttctTGGCGAAAATACTTGTGAAAATGACataaataatttcataaaatgATGGTTTACAATGTTAGTCTTATAGATAGTTTTTTTTTGCAGCCAATTTTATAAAAAGCAAAgcaataaatttgaatttgacaaTTTAAAAGAGGTCAAAGGTAACCCCAAAGAAAGAATAGGCATTAGAGTCATCACATGGAAGTGTGGAACCATAAGATGAGCATGTGTATGGACATGAATAGGCATCCCTAATACATGCTATCTTAAGTGGCAATATAGATGAGATTtgctttcaattcaattaatatagAATATGGGATTCAACATACATCCCACCTTATCTATGACTAAAACTGTTCATTGGGATAGGTTACTTGGCGACTTTTTAACAAATCAAGTTGATCTAAGTTATGTAAAAGTTCTATTTAGTGGTTAAAGACTTTTTTTTCGTCTTATGAATGTAATTCTCATACCTAAAGGAAGACTTAATTCTCATTCTCTCCACCCAATCAAACCTCACCCATTATAAGAAAAAGgtaaaataacttatttaaCTCCACTAGTTAATATTTGCAATTTTGCATTCTTAAATTACCCATAAATTTTCAATGGCGTAATGaatatttattgaaaaattaatgaCTAATTAATGACCGTCCGCCCACATTACTTTTTCAAAGGTAAATTGATCTGTTAAAAGCTCACACCCTTATTAAAGATGATTAGCTTCAACAACAATTTTATCAGAACCTTAGATCCAAAAGATTAGGATTGACAAAGATGATTAGCTTAAACAAAAAACGGTGGGAGCCCCGCCTTCGAGCAATTTATCTAGTCAGTTGCAGTTGTAGAGTTGTTTTCTTAAAGAAGTAAAGCACCTTCCTGGATTTATTCACTACTGATTAGTGATTACTGAATACATTTGCTGCTTGCCGTGCAGGTCATGACAATTGCCACTTTGAATATCTTCCTTGAAAGTTTGGAACTTTATTCCACCATACAGTTTGCTTCATTGTTTTGTTTTCTAAATTATGTAATACTTTTAATTCATCCAACATTCTTTTTTACAATTTGTAAATGGGTTTTAACAAACAAATACTTCAAGTTtgttaatattaagaaaaataccaTAGCATTTCACATGCTCCCCCTATTATTGCACTTATATTTAAGATCAGTATACTGTTTTCATATGCTTCACTGTGTAAACTAATATTCCCCACATTCTAAGAGGAAAGGCCCAAAGGGAAAAGATTGTACCAAAACTTGTTTAAGTGGTTACATCTAATAACAGAGAAGGAATCTACTCCCTTAATCCCTAAGAAAGAAATTGTTTCTAAACTTTTTTTGAAGTGCTTACATGTTACATCCAATAAGTTTGGGGGGGGCAGCAATCTCTAAGGAATTAGGTCAATTCTAACTGGAAATGcacaaaagaaaaattcattCAGAAAGCCTTAAGACATCAAATAAAGATGATTTTGAGATGAAGGAATCACAGTGTAAGACATATCAATAAAATAACGCATTTCAGGATCGAGAAATGGCAATCAATATCAGAATCTAAGTCACTCATGTGGTACACAGAAAATCGTCTCAAGTAATCAATGCTTACATCGCATTGATTCACCTAACATCATCGACGGTATACACGTAATGACGTACAGCAGAAATAACTCTTGTTCAACAGTAACATTCACATATACACATAATGACAGAACAAGTAAAGCAGAGTCTCGATCACTTCGAGATTTTATTCTAGTCTCAGTATGGGTTCTGACTTCTGTTGCTCATAAGTGATAAACAATTACAACTTACCAGTACACGAGCTCTAGGTTTGGGTTATGAGCAGAAAGTCGTGTCCAATTGCCAATTATCGTCCTTTGTAATGTAAGTTTCAGAAAAGCAAGCTAGCCTAGCCAGCTATAAATGCAATGCCACCAATTGGCGCTAATGTATTGTACCTTCTGTCTTCTAAGTACGCCACACTATAGCACCTGCGGAAACATTAATTGCTAACCACATCAGTTTTGATGTTGGAAGTTACTAGACTTCTCTGCAAATTACATGTGCTTCAgattaattcaaaaaatatcaaCAAGCCCTCCCTGTAAGTGCAAAAGTAATTCAGGAATCAGAAATTAAAACCATGGTATACATATCAAAATTGGCATGTTGCTATTCATCTATATAGATATGCTAAGACCTTTGCAGAGACTAGAACACTTGTCAAAAGATAGACAACCAAAGTTTTATGATGGAGGTCATTTTTGATTCAATCCAACCAAAGTTATATGATGGCAAACTTCAGATTTGACGCTTATAACTACTATATGCTTTGCCAAAAGTCAGGGTGTCCAGTTTCTAGTTTATGTAAAAACTGTTGGAAGCACTATGGAGCATCTACTGATACATAGTATTCTAGGAAACTGTATTTTCTCGTGGAATATATATGAAATCACAGGTTCAAAATAAGGTTTCCATGAAAATTTTGTCCAACAAAAGTGAGAAAGGTAAGCGTCCCATgagaatataaataa
Protein-coding sequences here:
- the LOC130806677 gene encoding glucan endo-1,3-beta-glucosidase 4-like: MPLPSFKFFLAFLLLIVPSISVRGEDEDYGQQYCVADVQTPDNELQNAINWACSQQNVACNMIQVNQPCYQANSTKEQADFVFNSYFQNYKHKGGNCYFGGAAIITEKDPSHDNCHFEYLP